A genomic region of Pararge aegeria chromosome 11, ilParAegt1.1, whole genome shotgun sequence contains the following coding sequences:
- the LOC120627366 gene encoding neuronal acetylcholine receptor subunit alpha-10-like, translating to MASRSILFAALLFFVVESRRASGSCVNMSLFSTQLDLMLAEYDRAELPPGPIHVKAALDVHHATIDDTTATVRLLAAMHLSWEDKRLSWNATTWGCHNSMTSSEKLWLPDVNALNAVTSGNAAGVGLRARLSSDGRVSWVLRFDLTSPLSLQLDAWPRDVQHAVFKFGSRHHGAAYNLSVEDLTHDLTVFESGTWELTEVTSSESVWRGGDVLGWTVSLRRRAAAHALAGGSVLAAAVLLLLGAALLPPAARPPLCAAAAFTAALWLVAALARLPAASSAPLRMRVLSAACACAALLGAGAALAQRVAACAAPPPPALRALVTSASGLCQLAPPHVPSLLFFLIIAYEQINELRHHCVGAVDYVVSNNSPGESKAPSWYLLQGSAAEWSAWAAAAQLLDRLLLAAVLFALFVLVCMFASA from the exons ATGGCGAGCAGGTCGATCCTCTTCGCAGCACTACTCTTCTTTGTCGTCG AGAGTAGAAGAGCGTCAGGGTCTTGCGTCAACATGTCATTGTTTTCGACGCAATTGGACCTCATGCTGGCGGAGTACGACCGCGCGGAGCTGCCTCCAGGACCCATCCACGTTAAAGCGGCGTTAGATGTGCACCACGCCACCATCGACGACACCACTGCGACCGTGCGGCTACTGGCTGCTATGCACTTG AGCTGGGAGGACAAGCGCTTATCCTGGAATGCCACGACATGGGGCTGCCACAACAGCATGACCTCGTCGGAGAAGCTGTGGCTGCCGGACGTCAACGCGCTGAACGCCGTCACCAGCGGCAACGCGGCGGGCGTGGGGCTCCGCGCCAGGCTCAGCAGCGACGGCCGCGTGTCGTGGGTGCTGCGCTTCGACCTCACGTCGCCGCTCAGCCTGCAGCTGGACGCGTGGCCCCGGGACGTGCAGCACGCCGTCTTCAAGTTCGGCTCGCGGCACCACGGGGCGGCGTACAATTTGAGTGTGGAGGATTTGACG CACGATCTGACAGTGTTCGAGTCCGGCACTTGGGAGCTGACGGAGGTGACGAGCTCGGAGAGCGTGTGGCGCGGCGGCGACGTGCTGGGCTGGACCGTGTCGCTGCGGCGGCGCGCGGCGGCGCACGCGCTGGCGGGCGGCAGCGTGCTGGCGGCCGCCGTGCTGCTGCTGCTGGGCGCCGCGCTGCTGCCGCCCGCCGCGCGCCCGCCGCTGTGCGCCGCCGCCGCATTCACTGCTGCTCTGTG GCTGGTGGCGGCGCTGGCGCGCCTGCCGGCCGCGTCGTCGGCACCGCTGCGCATGCGCGTGCTGAGCGCGGCGTGCGCCTGCGCAGCGCTGCtgggcgcgggcgcggcgctGGCGCAGCGCGTTGCGGCGTGCGCGGCGCCGCCCCCGCCCGCCCTGCGCGCGCTCGTGACCAGCGCGTCGGGCCTGTGCCAGCTCGCGCCGCCGCATGTACCTTCCCTTCTATTCTTCTTGATTATTGCTTACGAGC AAATCAACGAATTGAG GCaccattgcgtcggtgctgtagactatgtagtttcTAATAATTCTCCCGGCGAGTCTAAAGCTCCGAGCTGGTACTTGTTGCAGGGCAGCGCTGCGGAGTGGAGCGCGTGGGCGGCCGCCGCGCAGCTGCTGGACCGCCTGCTGCTGGCCGCCGTGCTGTTCGCGCTGTTTGTGCTCGTGTGCATGTTCGCCAGCGCGTAG